The genomic stretch CCACTCACCACCATTTATTGATTTAATCGTATCTACTGGCGTAACACCAGGTATCGCTCCGCCTGTCTGTCTTGCCTCAGCAATAGTTTCATCTATTAACCGCTGGGTAATAAATGGTCTGGCTCCATCATGAATAAGAACTAATTCTGTCTCAGGAAGAACTTTTCTTAATCCATTATAGACCGAATCCTGTCGCTGTTCCCCGCCCGGGATAACCTCAGTTACCTTTATAAACCTATATTTTTCTACAATCTCTCGCTGAGTATAGGCAATATCATCTTGTGGAACAACGAGTATAATGTAATCAATAGACATTGATTCAGATAAAATTTTTAAAGGATAGTAAATCAATGGATGATTGTTAATCATAATAAATGATTTAGGTATTTGGCTACTCATTCTTTCGCCTTTACCTGCGGCAACCAGGATAGCACAAATCTTCATTATCTTCTCCTTTTATTTGGTAATTGGTAACTGGTAATTGGTAACCTGGTTAAATATCGCAAAAATTCGGTGGTGTCTGAAAATAACTCTAATAGTGAAATCTATGCAGATTTGGTGTCCAAAAGGGGATAAGGAGATAAAAGGAGATATGGAGATTATTCATTGTAATTTGCAAAATTTTAGAATGAATTTATCTCCTAATCTCCATAATCCCCATATCTCCTTTTCTTACACTATTTCAACCTTTATGCTATATTAAGACACCACCAAAAATTCGATAAATTTGTCGATTTTATCGAAATCTCTTTATCAACCATTTTTCAAAAACCGGGTCAGCTATTTTGTATATTCCTCTTGTTATAACTGTTTTA from bacterium encodes the following:
- the ispD gene encoding 2-C-methyl-D-erythritol 4-phosphate cytidylyltransferase codes for the protein MKICAILVAAGKGERMSSQIPKSFIMINNHPLIYYPLKILSESMSIDYIILVVPQDDIAYTQREIVEKYRFIKVTEVIPGGEQRQDSVYNGLRKVLPETELVLIHDGARPFITQRLIDETIAEARQTGGAIPGVTPVDTIKSINGGEWIEETWDRDSLVMIQTPQVFKYDLIRDAYEKAYQDNFYATDDALLIRRLGGKVKWVKGDYENIKITVPYDLLVAKAILKDRKIRGNKGIRPVQSPQRHGGTE